Proteins co-encoded in one Meiothermus sp. genomic window:
- the truA gene encoding tRNA pseudouridine(38-40) synthase TruA, giving the protein MSIALEDLELPNPPRRRILLTLEYDGTGFAGLQTQAQGERTVQQELEAALSKIPGARPKIWPCGRTDAGVHAIAMPVHYDTLDSIPTEKIPYALNSLLPTDIRAIAAQEVAPDFHARKSCYWREYRYRILQRRMPPALDRHRVWWIPHSLNLIPMRHALEFLVGTHDFRAFAVKEERSTVREIYRAHLEVWPTEGGREVWLEFVGSGFLRGQVRSMVGTLVEIGLGKRDSSSIQNLLANGTRKDAGPTAPAQGLYFVRAGYQPYRQ; this is encoded by the coding sequence ATGTCAATCGCTTTGGAAGACCTCGAGCTACCCAACCCCCCACGCAGGCGCATCCTGCTCACCCTCGAGTACGACGGCACCGGCTTCGCCGGCCTGCAAACCCAGGCCCAGGGCGAACGCACGGTGCAGCAGGAACTCGAGGCCGCCCTTAGCAAAATTCCCGGCGCAAGGCCCAAAATATGGCCCTGTGGCCGCACCGACGCCGGTGTGCATGCGATTGCCATGCCGGTGCATTACGATACCCTGGACAGCATCCCCACCGAAAAAATCCCTTACGCCCTCAACAGCTTGTTGCCTACGGATATCCGGGCCATCGCAGCCCAGGAAGTCGCACCGGATTTTCATGCCCGCAAAAGCTGCTACTGGCGTGAGTACCGCTACCGCATCCTGCAGCGCCGCATGCCCCCGGCCTTAGACCGCCACCGGGTCTGGTGGATTCCGCACTCGCTCAACCTGATTCCCATGCGCCATGCGCTGGAATTTCTGGTAGGCACCCACGACTTCAGGGCTTTTGCCGTAAAGGAAGAGCGTTCTACGGTGCGCGAAATCTACCGTGCCCACCTCGAGGTCTGGCCCACCGAGGGGGGGCGGGAAGTCTGGCTCGAGTTCGTGGGTTCGGGCTTTTTGCGCGGCCAGGTGCGCAGCATGGTAGGCACCCTGGTAGAGATTGGGCTGGGCAAACGGGACTCGAGCAGCATCCAGAACCTGCTCGCAAACGGCACACGCAAGGACGCTGGCCCCACCGCGCCCGCCCAGGGCCTGTATTTTGTGCGGGCTGGCTACCAGCCCTACCGCCAGTAG